The Qingrenia yutianensis genome contains the following window.
AAAAGAAAATTTAAGAAACATCATGAAAGGTCTGGATGTAAAAAGTTTTGATGACCTTAAAGATGTATTCAAACTTATGGTAGGAGAAATGCTTGAAAACGGTCTTGAAGGTGAGCTTGATGATGAACTTGGTTACACCAAGTACGACTACCGCAACAAAGATGGCGAAAACAGCCGTAACGGTTACTCAAAAAAGACTTTAAAGACAAGCTTCGGCGAAACAGAAATCAAAGTCCCAAGAGATCGTGACGGAGAATTTGAACCACAACTCGTAAAGAAAAATCAAACAACCCTTACCGGGGATATCGAAGAAAAGATTCTTTCTATGTACGCCAAAGGAATGACAACAAGCG
Protein-coding sequences here:
- a CDS encoding IS256 family transposase; the protein is MPKYKLSPEERAAEKERKENLRNIMKGLDVKSFDDLKDVFKLMVGEMLENGLEGELDDELGYTKYDYRNKDGENSRNGYSKKTLKTSFGETEIKVPRDRDGEFEPQLVKKNQTTLTGDIEEKILSMYAKGMTTSDIEAHIQDIYGLECSDSTISRITDKILPVVREWQSRPLEEIYAVVFMDAIHFHVRS